Proteins encoded within one genomic window of Hermetia illucens chromosome 2, iHerIll2.2.curated.20191125, whole genome shotgun sequence:
- the LOC119648833 gene encoding pupal cuticle protein Edg-78E-like, with protein MFKFLVLSVIFALTVAEQLQHYVSPEAGAEIKSYASDAHPDGSYQYAYETSNGISVQEQGVGSHQASGGFAYISPEGHPIQIKYTADEHGFHPDGAHLPVPPPIPDYILRSLEWNAAHPEEEHEYIAGPHATGPHGVYKH; from the exons ATGTTCAAATTC CTTGTGCTTTCTGTTATCTTCGCATTGACCGTGGCCGAACAACTACAACACTATGTCTCCCCAGAAGCGGGAGCGGAAATAAAGAGTTACGCCAGCGATGCTCACCCAGACGGATCTTATCAATACGCTTACGAAACATCTAATGGAATATCTGTTCAAGAACAAGGTGTTGGCTCACACCAGGCCAGTGGAGGGTTCGCCTACATATCACCAGAAGGGCACCcaattcaaattaaatacaCTGCTGATGAGCACGGATTCCATCCTGATGGCGCCCACTTGCCAGTCCCACCACCAATTCCAGACTACATCTTACGATCGCTGGAATGGAATGCTGCCCATCCAGAGGAAGAACATGAATATATCGCCGGACCACATGCTACAGGCCCCCATGGTGTATATAAACACTAA